ATCGCCGAACGCGACGGCTTCTATCTCGCCACCGTCAGCGAGAACGGCTGGCCCTACCAGCAGTACCGCGGCGGCCCACCCGGCTTCCTGCACGTCCTCGAGCCCGTCGACGGGCACAGCGTCCTCGGCTGGGCCGACCTGCGCGGCAACCGGCAGTACCTGTCGGTCGGCAACCTCGGCGGCTCACCGCGGGTATCACTCCTGGTCATGGACTACGCGCACCGACAGCGCCTAAAGATCATCGGCACCGCCCGCGTTACCGACGTGCGTGGCGACGCGCCGGACGAGCTGCTGGAGAGGCTGAGTACGCCGGGGCAGGCCGGCAAGGTCGAGAGGCTGATCACCGTCGACGTGCACAGCTACGACTGGAACTGCCCGCAACACATCACACCTCGCTACAGCGAAGCCGAACTCGCCGACGCCCTCGCCCCGGTACGCGACGAACTCGCCCGCCTCCGCGCGGACAACCAGGCCCTACGCGCGCAGTTGCACGACTCCGCCCTCGGCCGTCAACCTCGACCCGAGGACGCCCAGCGGCACTGACGACTCAGCGGAAAGATCCACTCTGATCGCCGAACGGTCGACCTCAGGCGGCCAGTATCGCGTCGGCCACGGCGTCCGGGTGGGTCAACAGGCCCTCGTGGGTTCCGGGGACCAGCACGGGTTCGACTCCGAGCCGGGCGGCGAACTCGGCCCCGGGCCGCGGCAGCGCGTGATCGTGTTCGCCGAGGAGATACCGGGTGGGGATGCCGAGGGTGGTCACATCCGGGACGTCGAGCGCATCCAGGAAATAGGCGCCGGGGTGCGGGACCAGCAGTTCCGCGAGCAGGCGCTGGGCATCCTCCGCGACGTCCTGCATGAAGATCTGCTGGACGAACTCCAGGGTGGGCGGGATGGCGCGGTCCGGCGAGGACTCGATCAGCCCACGCAGGAACGCCGCGACCTCCGGAGGATTGTCGTCCGCCATCGACCGGCCCGGCATCGGGACCTGCGCGTTGTAATAGACCAGCCGGGACACCCGGCCCGCCAGCCGGTGCACGGCCGCGGCGATCGGGTAGCCCGCCCAGCTGTGACCCACCAGGGTCACGTCGGTGAGGGCCCGCCGTTCCACCTCGCTGACCAGGTGGTCCACGGCGTCCTGGAACCGTAGCCCCGCACGGTCATCGCCGTCCGCGAGCCCGGGCAGCGTGACGGTCACCGCACGATGTCCGGCGGCGCGGAGCCGCTTTGCCACCGGCCACCAGGACCACCCGCCGTGCCAGGCACCCGGCACCAGCAGATAGGCCGAGGGTTCCGTACTCATTTCCGTTCTCCTCAAGGGCGCGTCGCTCGGAATCAACGAGGTGGGCGACCTGCGGATCCCCGCTGCGTCAACCGGTCATCCGGCCGCGACGTCTATCGGTCACGTTGTCGGACACAGTGTCCGGCAAAATGCTACCCGGCCTCCAGGCGTTCCCCGACCCCCAGGCTGGTGACCCTCGCCGCACTGACGTTCCGACCGGGCCTCGATCATTAGAGACGCCGCTCACCACTGCTGAACCGACCTCGTCATGCTCGCAGTCACTCGAGGCGGAAGCTCGCGGAGAGGAGTCGCTGGTTCGGCTCGTTGAGTGCCCACTGGCTGTCGGGGGTGATCCAGGACAGGCTGTAGGCGCGGGTGGGGCTTTGGTTACCGAGCAGCCGTAGGGCGTGTAGTGGTTGTCCGTCGCCGTGGTTCCAGGTGTACTCCCACTCGGCGGCGCCGCCCGGGCGGATGACGGGCCCGATGCTGATCTTCTTGTAGCCGGGCAGCGCACCAGCCCGCAGCAGTTCCCGTTCTTCGGCCTGCCATCGTGTCTGGGGCGTCGCGGCAGCCTTGGCGGTGGGGTCGACGGCGATCAGGCGAAGCTCGTCGGGATCACGGAAGCAGACCGTTTTGCCGTTGGTGCTGCGGGTCCAGTCCGCGGGCACCGCGATGCTGAACCCGTTCGGGTCCTGGTGCCACAGCCATCCGTCGGGCAGCGCCTGCGGCGGGGGCGAGGTGGCCGGTAGCACCGGTTCGCCCTCGGTGGCCGCGGTGTCGTCGAGGCACGGGTGGGCAGGCTGCGCCGGTTCCGCCGGTTCCGCCGTTTCTGCCGGGCCGGCCGCAGCGGCGGCCGGCGTACGGGCGGTCTCGCCGGTCTGGTCGCCCAGGCCGGCGACCAGTGTGCCGGCCGCTGCGACCACGACGGCCCCGACCGCCAGTAGTCCCAGCATCGCGGCGGCGAACGCCCACCCCGTGCGGCCGCGGGCAGGCGGCATCGCGACCGTCAGGACCTTGGTGTTGCCGGCGTCATTGCCGCTCGTGACCGGTGCAGAGCCTGGGGCATACACCGTGCCGCGCTTGGTGGGGGTCGCGGTCACGGGCCACCGTCCGTGGGTTCGGGACAGCGCCGCCGACGGCGCGGTGGCAACGGTCGACACGGTCAGCGTTTCGAGGTGGCTCCGCGCCTCCTCGGTGGTCAATCGTTGGCGGGGGTTGCGGCGTAACAGACCGGTGACCGTAGGTTCCAGGATGTGGGCGTACATGGGGTCGGGTGGCTCGGTGGCGAGGGCCGCGAGGGTGGCCAGGATTGTCGGCCGCGCCCATGGCAGGCGGCCCTCCGCGGCCACGTAGAGGGTCGCGCCGAGGCCCCACAGGTCGGTGGCGGGAGTCGACGTGGCGTCGTGGGCCCGCTCCGGCGCGATGTACTGGGTCGTTGACAGATTCCGACCGGCGACGGCCGCGGGAGCGCCGCTGTCGAAGATTGGCAGCCCGAACCCGCCGAGCACGACCCGTCCGTCGTCGGCGAGCAGAACATTCCGTGGGCGGACGTCCCGATGCACCACCCCAGCCGCGTGGACAACATCCAGGGCGCCGAGCAGATGCAGGCCGACCCGTACCACCTCGGCGGCCGTAAGGGGGCCGTTGGCCGCGATCACGTCGGACAGGGAGCGGGCGGGCACGTGCTCCATGACGAGCCAGAGGTGGTCGTCGGCGCTCAGCACGTCCCACATGCTCACCACGCCCGGATTGTCGATCCCGGCCAGTCCGCGGACCTCGCCGAGCGTGCGGTCGTGCAACCTCGACCGCTCGGCGGCGCTCAACCGTTCCGGTACGACGACCTTCTTTACCGCGACGTGCCGGCCAAGCACCTCGTCGCGAGCCAGCCAGACGCGCCCCGGGTGTGCGGTGTCGGCGATCAACCGCAGCGGACGGTACCGCCCGGCGAGCAAGTCGTCCTTCATACAAGGGATTCGGAGCGGACGAGGTCACGGATGGGTTGACGAAGTTCGGAGATACCCCGCGGGGTCTACGTTGCGATCGTGACGACCGGCTCGCCGAAGCCGGCAGTTGGTGGACCGGGGGAGGGCCCCGGTGCGCCCGGCTCGCCTCGTCTGTCAGCTCAGCGCGACGACACCCACGATTCGGGTGGGGGCGGTGGAACCGCCGGCGGGCTCGTTGGACAGCCCGAACGTGTCCGAAGCGGCGACCGGGCCGATGACCATGGTCGTCTCGGTGGCGCCGGCGGTGAGCAACCCGACCGGACGGGCCTTCTCAGTGTCGCGGATGAGCCATAGCTGGTAGGCCCGCCCGATGCCGGGCTCGGGCAGGTCGCGCAGCAGCACGACGCCCCGGTCACGGTCGCGCGACACGACCACGGTCGCGGCGCCGCCGGCCTGCAGCGGCTGGTCGTGGACGCGGGCGTCCGGGGCGCTCAGCACGTCGGCGACCTGACGGGCCTGGTCGCTGCTCGCCTGCTCCTGTCGGACCCGGTCGCCCGCGACCGACCACGTGGCCGCGCTCGCACCGGCCGCAGCGATGCCGACGACGGCTGCGGCGGCGGCCCATCGACGCCACTGCGGCGTCCCCCGCGTGACACCGGTCGGCCCGGTACCGACCCGCAGTTGGGGGGTGCTGGCGGCCTGCGCCAGGGTCCGCTCCCGCAACCCGGGTGGGGGGGTCCCGACGGCGGTAGCCTCGGCGAGTCGTGCCACGGTCTCCCGCAGCTCCGCCACCTCCAGGCGGCACGGCTCGCAGTCGGCCAGGTGCCGCTCGAACGCGGTCCGCTCCAGGTCGTCGACCGCAGCCAGGGCGTATGCGCCGGCGAGGGCGTGGATGTCGCTGCTCATGCCCGTCCCTCCAGGTCGATGCCCAGGCAGTCCCGCATCCGGATCAGCCCGTCGCGCATCCGGGTCTTTACCGTCGGCAGCGGCGTCGCCAGCGCTTCCGCTACCTCGCGGTAGGTGTGGCCGCCGTAGTACGCGAGCGTCACCGCCTCCCGCTGTACCGACGTCAACTGGCCCAGGCAGCGACGGACCTGCTCCCGTTCCAGCCGGGCGGTCACGTCCTCGACCACCTCGTCGTAGGGGACGTGTGTCTCGGTCGCGGCGACCCGGTGCGTGCGATCGGTGTGGGCCTGCTCGGAGCGCACCCGGTCCACCGCTCTCCGGTGGGCCATGGTCAGGATCCAGGCTGACGCTGAGCCACGGCCGGCGTCGAAGCGAGCGGCGGTGCGCCACACCTCGACCATCACCTCCTGGGTCACTTCCTCGGCCTGCTCCGGGTCCCGCAGCACCCGGCGGATCAGTCCGAGGACCCTGCCCACCATCGTGTCGTACAGGGCCGCGAATGCTGCCTCGTCACCCCGCGCCACCTGATGCAGCAGCTCTTCGGCATCCGGTGGGCGTCCGACGCTCACCGGGACCGACCGTAATCGCCGTGCCCGTTCCGGGTCACCGCTCATTTCCACCACATCCTTGACGTGATTGTGGCCGTGACGACCGGCCACCGCAGATCGTCGGCTCGGCCGGGCGCGCTGCCGAGCTGATCGGTTCGTACGGCCCGGTGGCGCTGCGGCCCGGGTGCGGTGCGGCCCGGGTGCGGTGCGGGAAGACGGTGCCGACGGGGTAGGAGTGTGCGACCCCGGGTCACCGGCCGCCGTCCGGGGTGGGCGCGGCCGCCCGACAGCGGCATCGGCGCTACCCCGAGCCGCGGAGCGGACAGCGATGGTCTCATGCGGGGTGGGCGTGAGCGAGGCGGGCGTAGACGATGAGGTTGTCGCGGTAGTGCTGGGTGGAGTCGTCGAACTCGCCGCCGCAGGTGATCAGGCGTAGCGCGGCGTGGTCGGTGGCGCCGTAGACGGCGTCGCTGGGGAAGCGGTCCTTCGGATACTGCTCGACCTTGGCGACGGTGAACATCGCGGTGCTGCCGTCCTTCCGCTCGACGGTGATGTCGTCCCCTGCGGTCAGCTTGCCCAGGTTGAAGAACGTCCCGCGCTGGCCCTTCCAGTTGACGTGCCCGGCCAGGACGGCCGGGCCGAGCGCTCCGGGCGTCGGCGCCCTGGTGAACCAGCCGATGTCCATGGCGTTGTCGGGCACCTGCATCGTCCCGTCCGCTTGCAGATCGAGCGGGATCGTCGAGGCGGTGACCTTCAGCGATGGAATCGACACCCGTACCGGCGGTGAGTCGCCCATCAGCGGTCCCGCGGTCAGCTCGCCGGGCCGGGTGGCCGACCCGGTCGCTCCGGGCGTGGTCGGGGTGACGGTGACGGTGTTCCTGCCGGCTTGCGGCGGTTCGGGTTGGTGACCTGCGACCGCCGTGCCGATCACGACGACCGCGGTCACGGTCAGAACGCCGGCCACCGCCAAGAGCGTGAAACGCCCTCGGCGGTGGCCGGCCGGCACAGCGGTGTCACCGGTATCCATGGCAGCTGCCCCGTTCTCTCAGCGCTGGCCGGCGAGCCGGCGACGGGCCGTAACCGCACCAGCGGCCCCGAGCAGCGCGAGACCACCTACGGCGAACAGGACCGGGGACGGAGCGTCGGAGGTGCTGCCATCGCCGGTCGCGACTCCACCGGCGGGAACGGAACCGGCGGCCGCGCCGCTGACCATGCCACACGTCGCCGGGTCAGTGGCCTCGGCGGGGATGCCGTTGACACCGATGGACTTGGCGAATGTCGACTCGCCGAGGGCTTCCATGTCGTACTTGCCATTGTCGTTGGCGTCGATGCCGTGCTGCACGAGGTGCAGGTCCTTCAGGTGCTCGATCGTGCCCTTCGGCAGGTCGGCGGCCGGGATGGTGCGCTCGTAGCTGAGGTTGCCCTGCGCGTCGGCCTTCGGCATCCGGTCGACCGCCAGCCCGCTGGCCTTGGTCGTGTCTCCCGTCGTTGTCAGCGAGATGAAGATGTCCCCGTACATCTTCAGCCCCTCCTCCGTGCTGACGAAGCCGTTGCCGTTGGCGTCGGCGGATTTGTCCGGGCAGTGGAAGTCCATGCCGTTGACCGCGCCGTGGACGTGCTGGGCATGCGGCGAGTTCGGCGTCATCCCCTTCGACCGGATCATGATCTTCAGGTCGCCGGCGCTCGTCGCGGTCATCGTCGCGGTGCCGGTCGCGCCGGTCTCGTTCAGATCCTTCAACTGGACCTGAACGCTCTCGTCCGCGTACGCCACTCCCGGGAACACGAGCACGAGCGCAGCCGCTGGCACGGCGAGCAGGGCTTGGGACAGTCTCACAACAGTTTCTCCACTTCCGCCACGATGGCGTCGATCACGGGTGCTGTCAGAAGAGATTCGGCGCCAGACGCCCTCCGGCTTGGTCCGATCGACGAAGAATCTCCGTTCGGTCCGGAGAACACGCCGCCACGACATCCAACGCCCGTCGCCGCCGTCGCCATCGAGCTGATCAGGGATGGCGGCGCCCGCCTGCGGCCGGTGCTGGGCCGACCCCGCCGCTTCGCCAGGCCAACAGCGCCTTCAGGCGACGGTGACCGAGACGGTGTGCCAGCCGGTGGCGCCGGACGGGAACGGTGCCACCCTTTGCCCGGTCTGTACCTCGCCGCGGCCGTCGACCGCCCGTACCCGCAGCGTGTGCGTGCCTGGGGACGCGTGCCAGTCGTACCGCCACTGGACCCAGGTGTCGGCAGAGGGGGCCGGTGCCAGGGCTGCCACCTGCCACCGGCCGTCGTCGACCTGCACCTCGACCGCCCGGATCCCACGCCGCTGCGCCCAGGCCACTCCGGCCACCGGCACCGTCCCGGCCGACATCCGGGCGAACGGAGCGGGCCGGTCGATCCGGGACGCGGTCTTCACCGGCGCCCTGGCCGCCCAGCCCCGCCGTACCCAGTACGCGTCGAAGTCGTCGAACGTCGACAGTTCCAACTCGGTCAGCCACTTGCAGGCACCGGCGTAGCCGTACAGGCCCGGGGTCAGCATCCGGACCGGGAAGCCGTGCTCGTGCGGCAACGGCTCGCCGTTCATCCCGACGACGAGCATCGCGTCGCGACCGTCCAGCACCGTCTCGACCGGGGTACCGATCGTCATCCCCTCGGCGGAGCGGGCCACCACCTGGTCCGCGCCGGCCTGGATCCCGGCCTCCCGTAACAACGGGGCGAGCGGCACACCGAGCCAGCGGGCGGTGCCGACGTACGGGCC
The nucleotide sequence above comes from Plantactinospora soyae. Encoded proteins:
- a CDS encoding sigma-70 family RNA polymerase sigma factor; the encoded protein is MSVGRPPDAEELLHQVARGDEAAFAALYDTMVGRVLGLIRRVLRDPEQAEEVTQEVMVEVWRTAARFDAGRGSASAWILTMAHRRAVDRVRSEQAHTDRTHRVAATETHVPYDEVVEDVTARLEREQVRRCLGQLTSVQREAVTLAYYGGHTYREVAEALATPLPTVKTRMRDGLIRMRDCLGIDLEGRA
- a CDS encoding class F sortase; the encoded protein is MAGVLTVTAVVVIGTAVAGHQPEPPQAGRNTVTVTPTTPGATGSATRPGELTAGPLMGDSPPVRVSIPSLKVTASTIPLDLQADGTMQVPDNAMDIGWFTRAPTPGALGPAVLAGHVNWKGQRGTFFNLGKLTAGDDITVERKDGSTAMFTVAKVEQYPKDRFPSDAVYGATDHAALRLITCGGEFDDSTQHYRDNLIVYARLAHAHPA
- a CDS encoding alpha/beta fold hydrolase, producing MSTEPSAYLLVPGAWHGGWSWWPVAKRLRAAGHRAVTVTLPGLADGDDRAGLRFQDAVDHLVSEVERRALTDVTLVGHSWAGYPIAAAVHRLAGRVSRLVYYNAQVPMPGRSMADDNPPEVAAFLRGLIESSPDRAIPPTLEFVQQIFMQDVAEDAQRLLAELLVPHPGAYFLDALDVPDVTTLGIPTRYLLGEHDHALPRPGAEFAARLGVEPVLVPGTHEGLLTHPDAVADAILAA
- a CDS encoding pyridoxamine 5'-phosphate oxidase family protein — its product is MPYRYLQELTTGSVVAAQQRYGSRAAVERMVVGRDTDGLLDADEAAFIAERDGFYLATVSENGWPYQQYRGGPPGFLHVLEPVDGHSVLGWADLRGNRQYLSVGNLGGSPRVSLLVMDYAHRQRLKIIGTARVTDVRGDAPDELLERLSTPGQAGKVERLITVDVHSYDWNCPQHITPRYSEAELADALAPVRDELARLRADNQALRAQLHDSALGRQPRPEDAQRH
- a CDS encoding serine/threonine-protein kinase translates to MKDDLLAGRYRPLRLIADTAHPGRVWLARDEVLGRHVAVKKVVVPERLSAAERSRLHDRTLGEVRGLAGIDNPGVVSMWDVLSADDHLWLVMEHVPARSLSDVIAANGPLTAAEVVRVGLHLLGALDVVHAAGVVHRDVRPRNVLLADDGRVVLGGFGLPIFDSGAPAAVAGRNLSTTQYIAPERAHDATSTPATDLWGLGATLYVAAEGRLPWARPTILATLAALATEPPDPMYAHILEPTVTGLLRRNPRQRLTTEEARSHLETLTVSTVATAPSAALSRTHGRWPVTATPTKRGTVYAPGSAPVTSGNDAGNTKVLTVAMPPARGRTGWAFAAAMLGLLAVGAVVVAAAGTLVAGLGDQTGETARTPAAAAAGPAETAEPAEPAQPAHPCLDDTAATEGEPVLPATSPPPQALPDGWLWHQDPNGFSIAVPADWTRSTNGKTVCFRDPDELRLIAVDPTAKAAATPQTRWQAEERELLRAGALPGYKKISIGPVIRPGGAAEWEYTWNHGDGQPLHALRLLGNQSPTRAYSLSWITPDSQWALNEPNQRLLSASFRLE
- a CDS encoding anti-sigma factor — protein: MSSDIHALAGAYALAAVDDLERTAFERHLADCEPCRLEVAELRETVARLAEATAVGTPPPGLRERTLAQAASTPQLRVGTGPTGVTRGTPQWRRWAAAAAVVGIAAAGASAATWSVAGDRVRQEQASSDQARQVADVLSAPDARVHDQPLQAGGAATVVVSRDRDRGVVLLRDLPEPGIGRAYQLWLIRDTEKARPVGLLTAGATETTMVIGPVAASDTFGLSNEPAGGSTAPTRIVGVVALS